The region TGGGCAAAATCCGCCAGCAAGAGAGCACTTACAGTCACCTGATCAGCGTGAAAAACTCGACGGTTTGTATGAATGTATTCTCTGCGCCTGCTGCTCGACATCTTGCCCGTCGTTCTGGTGGAACCCGGACAAATTTATCGGCCCGGCCGGTCTGCTGGCGGCGTACCGTTTCCTGATCGACAGCCGCGATACGGAAACCGATAACCGTCTGGAAGGGTTAAGCGATGCTTTCAGTGTATTCCGCTGCCACAGCATTATGAACTGCGTCAGTGTATGCCCGAAAGGGCTGAACCCGACGCGCGCCATCGGCCATATTAAGTCGATGTTGTTGCAACGAAGCGCATAAATGTCAGTGCCGGATGGCGCTGACGCGTATCCGGCCTACATTAATAGTGATGTTTTTTTTGCCCGGCAGCGTTAGCGCCGCCGGGTAACAAGGAAGCAGGAAACCTTTAAAAACCGCCACAGTAGACATAATCGAGATGTCTGGTGCGAGACAAGGCGGCAACTGAGCGCATCCCTGGGAGCATAGTCAACTATGTGACCAGAGTAAGCAAAGGTAGCCAACGCAGTCGCAGCCCGGACAGCGAAGATTAGGCAGTTTTTAAAGGTTCCTTCGCGGGCCACCAAGAGCCCGCAAGTGAACCCTGGGACGTGCGCTAACGGGTGTACGTCGTAGTTATCCACGGCGAAGTAAGCATAACAATGCTTAAGGGATCACGATGCAGAACGGCGCAATGAAAGCCTGGCTGGACTCTTCTTACCTCTCTGGGTCGAACCAGAGCTGGATAGAACAGCTCTATGAAGACTTCTTAACCGATCCTGACTCGGTAGATGCAAACTGGCGTTCTATGTTCCAGCAGTTACCGGGCACCGGAGTCAAACCGGATCAGTTCCACTCCAAGACGCGTGATTATTTCCGTCAGCTGGCGAAAGATGCTTCACGTTACTCTTCCTCTATTTCCGACCCCGACACCAATGTGAAGCAGGTTAAAGTCCTGCAACTTATCAACGCATACCGTTTTCGTGGTCATCAACATGCGAACCTCGATCCGCTGGGATTGTGGCAGCAAGAGAGGGTTCCCGATCTCGATCCGGCTTATCACGATCTGACGGAAGCCGATTTCCAGAACAGCTTTAACGTGGGGTCTTTTGCGATTGGCAAAGACACCATGCCGCTGGGCGAATTGATTAACGCACTGAAAGAGACCTATTGCGGTTCGATCGGTGCGGAATATATGCATATCACCAGCACCGAAGAGAAGCGCTGGATCCAGCAACGCATCGAATCCGCAGCCGGTAAATCCAGCTTCAGCAGCGAAGAGAAAAAACGCTTCCTGACTGAACTGACGGCCGCAGAAGGTCTTGAACGTTATCTGGGCGCGAAATTCCCCGGTGCGAAGCGCTTCTCGCTGGAAGGCGGCGATGCGCTGGTGCCGATGCTCAAAGAGATGATCCGTCATGCGGGCAAGAGCGGTACCCGTGAAGTGGTGCTGGGTATGGCGCACCGCGGACGTCTGAACGTACTGGTTAACGTGCTGGGTAAACAGCCGCAGGATCTGTTTGACGAATTCGCCGGTAAACATAAAGAACACCTCGGCACCGGCGACGTGAAATACCACATGGGCTTCTCGTCCGATGTGGAAACGGAAGGCGGCCTGGTACACCTGGCGCTGGCGTTTAACCCGTCACACCTCGAGATTGTCAGCCCGGTGGTTATCGGTTCCGTTCGTGCGCGTCTTGACCGCCTTGACGAACCGAGCAGCAATAAAGTGCTGCCAATCACCATTCACGGCGACGCCGCCGTTGCGGGCCAGGGCGTGGTGCAGGAAACCCTGAACATGTCGAAAGCACGCGGCTACGAAGTGGGTGGCACGGTGCGTATCGTCATTAACAACCAGGTGGGCTTCACCACCTCGAACCCGCTGGATGCGCGCTCTACGCCATACTGTACCGACATCGGTAAGATGGTGCAGGCGCCGATTTTCCACGTTAATGCGGACGATCCGGAAGCCGTGGCGTTCGTCACTCGCCTGGCGCTCGACTTCCGTAATACTTTCAAACGCGATGTCTTTATCGACCTGGTGTGTTACCGCCGTCACGGCCACAACGAAGCCGACGAGCCGAGCGCAACCCAGCCGCTGATGTACCAGAAAATCAAAAAACACCCGACGCCGCGCAAAATCTACGCCGATCGCCTGGAGCAGGAAAAAACCATTACGCTGGAAGATGCCACCGAAATGGTAAACCTGTACCGCGATGCGCTGGATGCGGGTGAGTGTGTGGTCGCCGAATGGCGTCCGATGAATATGCACTCCTTTACCTGGTCGCCGTACCTCAACCACGAGTGGGATGAGAGCTACCCGAACAAGGTGGAAATGAAGCGCTTGCAGGAGCTGGCAAAACGCATCAGTACGGTGCCGGAAGCCATCGAAATGCAGTCCCGCGTGGCGAAGATTTACGCTGACCGCCAGTTGATGGCGAGCGGCGAGAAGTTGTTCGACTGGGGCGGCGCAGAAACACTGGCGTATGCCACGCTGGTGGATGAAGGGATTCCGGTACGTTTGTCCGGTGAAGACTCCGGTCGCGGCACCTTCTTCCATCGCCATGCGGTGATCCACAACCAGGCGAACGGTTCTACCTATACGCCACTGAGCCATGTACACAATTCGCAGGGGGCGTTCCGCGTGTGGGACTCCGTGCTCTCCGAAGAAGCGGTACTGGCGTTTGAATATGGGTATGCCACGGCAGAGCCGCGCACGCTGACCATCTGGGAAGCGCAGTTCGGCGATTTCGCCAACGGCGCGCAAGTGGTTATCGACCAGTTCATCAGCTCCGGCGAGCAGAAATGGGGCCGTATGTGTGGCCTGGTGATGCTGCTGCCGCACGGTTATGAAGGCCAGGGCCCGGAGCACTCCTCCGCGCGTCTGGAGCGTTATCTGCAACTGTGCGCTGAGCAAAATATGCAGGTCTGCGTGCCGTCTACCCCGGCGCAGGTTTACCACATGCTGCGTCGCCAGGCGCTGCGCGGTATGCGTCGTCCGCTGGTGGTGATGTCGCCGAAGTCGCTGCTGCGTCATCCGCAGGCGATTTCCACGCTGGATGAGTTGGCGAACGGCACCTTTATGCCGGCGATTGGCGAAGTGGATGATCTTGATCCGCAAGGCGTTAAGCGCGTGATCCTTTGCTCTGGTAAGGTCTATTATGATCTGCTGGAACAGCGTCGTAAAAACGACCAGAAAGATGTCGCGATTGTGCGTATCGAACAGCTTTACCCGTTCCCGCACCAGTCGGTGCAGGAAGCGCTGAAACCTTACGCTCACGTACATGATTTTGTCTGGTGCCAGGAAGAGCCGCTTAACCAGGGCGCCTGGTACTGCAGCCAGCATCATTTCCGTGATGTGATTCCGTTTGGGGCCGCTCTGCGTTATGCAGGTCGCCCGGCCTCCGCCTCTCCGGCGGTGGGATACCTGTCCGTTCACCAGAAACAGCAACAAGATCTGGTAAATGACGCGCTGAACGTCGATTAATTAAAGGATAAATAATGAGTAGCGTAGATATTCTTGTTCCCGATCTGCCCGAGTCCGTTGCTGACGCGACCGTTGCGACCTGGCACAAAAAACCAGGCGATAGCGTACGACGCGACGAAGTGTTGGTCGAAATCGAAACTGACAAAGTGGTACTGGAAGTACCGGCGTCGGCAGACGGTATTCTGGACGCGGTGCTGGAAGATGAAGGCACCACTGTGACCTCCCGCCAGATCCTGGGCCGCCTGAAAGAGGGCAACAGCTCTGGTAAAGAGAGCAGTGCCAAATCTGAAGAGAAAGAGTCCACACCGGCACAGCGCCAGCAGGCCTCGCTGGAAGAGCAAAACAATGATGCACTGAGCCCGGCGATCCGTCGCCTGCTGGCTGAGCACAACCTCGAAGCCAGCGCTATCAAAGGCACGGGCGTTGGCGGTCGTATTACACGCGAAGATGTTGAGAAACATCTGGCGAAAGCACCGGCGAAAGAGGAAAAACCAGCTGCTGCTCCGGCGAGCGCCCCGGTGGCACCGCTGGCTGGCCGCACCGAAAAACGTGTGCCGATGACCCGTCTGCGCAAACGCGTTGCCGAGCGTCTGCTGGAAGCGAAAAACTCTACCGCCATGCTGACGACGTTCAACGAAGTCAACATGAAGCCGATTATGGATCTGCGTAAGCAGTACGGTGACGCGTTTGAAAAACGTCACGGTATCCGCCTGGGCTTTATGTCTTTCTACGTGAAAGCAGTGGTTGAAGCGCTGAAACGCTACCCGGAAGTGAACGCGTCCATCGATGGCGATGACGTGGTTT is a window of Enterobacter sp. R4-368 DNA encoding:
- the sucA gene encoding 2-oxoglutarate dehydrogenase E1 component produces the protein MQNGAMKAWLDSSYLSGSNQSWIEQLYEDFLTDPDSVDANWRSMFQQLPGTGVKPDQFHSKTRDYFRQLAKDASRYSSSISDPDTNVKQVKVLQLINAYRFRGHQHANLDPLGLWQQERVPDLDPAYHDLTEADFQNSFNVGSFAIGKDTMPLGELINALKETYCGSIGAEYMHITSTEEKRWIQQRIESAAGKSSFSSEEKKRFLTELTAAEGLERYLGAKFPGAKRFSLEGGDALVPMLKEMIRHAGKSGTREVVLGMAHRGRLNVLVNVLGKQPQDLFDEFAGKHKEHLGTGDVKYHMGFSSDVETEGGLVHLALAFNPSHLEIVSPVVIGSVRARLDRLDEPSSNKVLPITIHGDAAVAGQGVVQETLNMSKARGYEVGGTVRIVINNQVGFTTSNPLDARSTPYCTDIGKMVQAPIFHVNADDPEAVAFVTRLALDFRNTFKRDVFIDLVCYRRHGHNEADEPSATQPLMYQKIKKHPTPRKIYADRLEQEKTITLEDATEMVNLYRDALDAGECVVAEWRPMNMHSFTWSPYLNHEWDESYPNKVEMKRLQELAKRISTVPEAIEMQSRVAKIYADRQLMASGEKLFDWGGAETLAYATLVDEGIPVRLSGEDSGRGTFFHRHAVIHNQANGSTYTPLSHVHNSQGAFRVWDSVLSEEAVLAFEYGYATAEPRTLTIWEAQFGDFANGAQVVIDQFISSGEQKWGRMCGLVMLLPHGYEGQGPEHSSARLERYLQLCAEQNMQVCVPSTPAQVYHMLRRQALRGMRRPLVVMSPKSLLRHPQAISTLDELANGTFMPAIGEVDDLDPQGVKRVILCSGKVYYDLLEQRRKNDQKDVAIVRIEQLYPFPHQSVQEALKPYAHVHDFVWCQEEPLNQGAWYCSQHHFRDVIPFGAALRYAGRPASASPAVGYLSVHQKQQQDLVNDALNVD
- the odhB gene encoding 2-oxoglutarate dehydrogenase complex dihydrolipoyllysine-residue succinyltransferase, producing the protein MSSVDILVPDLPESVADATVATWHKKPGDSVRRDEVLVEIETDKVVLEVPASADGILDAVLEDEGTTVTSRQILGRLKEGNSSGKESSAKSEEKESTPAQRQQASLEEQNNDALSPAIRRLLAEHNLEASAIKGTGVGGRITREDVEKHLAKAPAKEEKPAAAPASAPVAPLAGRTEKRVPMTRLRKRVAERLLEAKNSTAMLTTFNEVNMKPIMDLRKQYGDAFEKRHGIRLGFMSFYVKAVVEALKRYPEVNASIDGDDVVYHNYFDVSMAVSTPRGLVTPVLRDVDTLGMADIEKKIKELAVKGRDGKLTVDDLTGGNFTITNGGVFGSLMSTPIINPPQSAILGMHAIKDRPMAVDGKVEILPMMYLALSYDHRLIDGRESVGFLVAIKELLEDPTRLLLDV